The Streptomyces tendae genome has a window encoding:
- a CDS encoding 2-oxoacid:acceptor oxidoreductase subunit alpha, which yields MTSQVSSPAEQADGTVVGEQRTAAGTKDVRRLDRVIIRFAGDSGDGMQLTGDRFTSETASFGNDLSTLPNFPAEIRAPAGTLPGVSSFQLHFADHDILTPGDAPNVLVAMNPAALKANIGDLPRGAEIIVNTDEFTKRAMQKVGYDASPLEDGSLDGYHLHPVPLTTLTVEALKEFDLTRKEAERSKNMFALGLLSWMYHRPTEGTEKFLRSKFAKKPDIAAANIAAYRAGWNFGETTEDFAVSYEVAPAATAFPPGVYRNISGNLALSYGLVAASRQADLPLFLGSYPITPASDILHELSRHKNFGVRTFQAEDEIAGIGAALGAAFGGSLAVTTTSGPGVALKSETIGLAVSLELPLLIVDIQRGGPSTGLPTKTEQADLLQAMYGRNGEAPVPVVAPKTPADCFDAAVEAARIALAYRTPVFLLSDGYLANGSEPWRIPELEELPDLKVQFAQGPNHTTGDGAEVFWPYKRDPHTLARPWAVPGTPGLEHRIGGIEKQDGTGNISYDPANHDFMVRTRQAKVDGIAVPDLQVDDPDGDARLLVLGWGSTYGPITAAVRRIRKEGGRIAQAHLRHLNPFPHNLGEVLRGYDKVVIPEMNLGQLATLVRAKYLVDARSYNQVNGMPFKAEQLATALKEAIDD from the coding sequence GTGACCAGCCAGGTCAGCAGCCCAGCGGAGCAGGCCGACGGAACAGTCGTAGGAGAGCAGCGCACAGCGGCGGGCACGAAGGACGTCCGCCGGCTCGACCGAGTGATCATCAGGTTCGCGGGGGACTCGGGTGACGGGATGCAGCTCACGGGTGACCGTTTCACCTCGGAGACCGCGTCCTTCGGCAACGACCTCTCCACACTGCCGAACTTCCCCGCCGAGATCCGGGCCCCCGCCGGAACCCTGCCGGGGGTGTCGTCGTTCCAGCTGCACTTCGCAGACCACGACATCCTCACCCCGGGTGACGCGCCGAACGTGCTGGTGGCGATGAACCCGGCCGCGCTGAAGGCGAACATCGGCGACCTGCCGCGCGGGGCGGAGATCATCGTCAACACCGACGAGTTCACCAAGCGGGCGATGCAGAAGGTCGGCTACGACGCCTCGCCGCTGGAGGACGGCTCGCTGGACGGTTACCACCTGCACCCGGTGCCGCTGACGACGCTGACGGTGGAGGCGCTGAAGGAGTTCGACCTCACCCGTAAGGAGGCCGAGCGCAGCAAGAACATGTTCGCGCTGGGCCTGCTGTCGTGGATGTACCACCGGCCCACGGAGGGCACGGAGAAGTTCCTGCGGTCGAAGTTCGCCAAGAAGCCCGACATCGCGGCGGCGAACATCGCGGCGTACCGGGCGGGCTGGAACTTCGGGGAGACCACGGAGGACTTCGCGGTCTCCTACGAGGTGGCGCCGGCGGCGACGGCGTTCCCGCCGGGCGTGTACCGCAACATCTCCGGGAACCTGGCCCTGTCCTACGGGCTGGTCGCCGCCTCCCGGCAGGCGGACCTGCCGCTGTTCCTGGGCTCGTACCCGATCACGCCCGCCTCGGACATCCTGCACGAGCTGAGCCGGCACAAGAACTTCGGTGTGCGCACCTTCCAGGCGGAGGACGAGATCGCCGGGATCGGGGCGGCGCTGGGTGCGGCGTTCGGCGGGTCGCTCGCGGTGACCACCACGTCCGGGCCGGGCGTCGCTCTGAAGTCGGAGACGATCGGTCTGGCGGTGTCGTTGGAGCTGCCGCTGCTGATCGTGGACATCCAGCGCGGCGGCCCGTCGACGGGTCTGCCGACCAAGACGGAGCAGGCGGATCTGCTGCAGGCGATGTACGGGCGCAACGGTGAGGCGCCGGTGCCGGTGGTGGCGCCGAAGACCCCCGCGGACTGCTTCGACGCCGCTGTGGAGGCGGCACGCATCGCGCTGGCCTACCGCACACCGGTGTTCCTGCTGTCCGACGGCTACCTGGCCAACGGCAGCGAGCCCTGGCGGATCCCGGAGCTGGAGGAGCTGCCGGACCTGAAGGTGCAGTTCGCGCAGGGACCGAACCACACCACGGGCGACGGCGCCGAGGTGTTCTGGCCCTACAAGCGCGACCCGCACACACTGGCCCGCCCGTGGGCGGTCCCGGGCACACCGGGCCTGGAGCACCGGATCGGCGGCATCGAGAAGCAGGACGGCACGGGCAACATCTCCTACGATCCGGCCAACCACGACTTCATGGTCCGCACCCGCCAGGCCAAGGTCGACGGCATCGCCGTCCCCGACCTCCAGGTCGACGACCCCGACGGCGACGCCCGCCTGCTGGTCCTCGGCTGGGGCTCCACCTACGGCCCCATCACCGCCGCGGTACGGCGTATCCGCAAGGAAGGGGGCCGGATCGCGCAGGCCCACCTGCGCCACCTCAACCCCTTCCCGCACAACCTCGGCGAGGTCCTGCGCGGCTACGACAAGGTGGTGATCCCCGAGATGAATCTCGGCCAGCTCGCCACCCTCGTCAGAGCGAAGTACCTGGTCGACGCCCGCTCGTACAACCAGGTCAACGGCATGCCGTTCAAGGCGGAGCAGCTCGCCACGGCGCTGAAGGAGGCCATCGATGACTGA
- a CDS encoding response regulator transcription factor, whose protein sequence is MRVVIAEDSVLLREGLTRLLTDRGHEVVAGVGDGEALIKTVTELDAQGRLPDVVVADVRMPPTHTDEGVRAAVQLRKAHPDLGVLVLSQYVEERYATELLAGSSRGVGYLLKDRVAEVREFVDAVVRVARGGTALDPEVVAQLLGRSRKQDVLAGLTPREREVLGLMAEGRTNSAIARQLVVSDGAVEKHVSNIFLKLGLSPSDGDHRRVLAVLTYLNS, encoded by the coding sequence GTGCGGGTGGTCATCGCCGAGGATTCGGTGCTGCTGAGAGAGGGCCTGACCCGGCTGCTGACCGACCGGGGGCACGAGGTCGTGGCCGGGGTCGGCGACGGTGAGGCACTGATCAAGACCGTCACCGAGCTGGACGCCCAGGGCCGGCTGCCGGACGTGGTGGTCGCCGACGTGCGGATGCCGCCGACGCACACCGACGAGGGCGTGCGGGCCGCGGTGCAGCTCCGTAAGGCCCACCCCGACCTGGGGGTGCTGGTGCTGTCGCAGTACGTCGAGGAGCGGTACGCGACCGAACTGCTGGCGGGCTCCAGCCGGGGCGTGGGCTATCTGCTGAAGGACCGGGTCGCCGAGGTGCGCGAGTTCGTCGACGCGGTGGTCCGGGTGGCGCGGGGCGGCACGGCCCTGGACCCGGAGGTGGTGGCGCAGCTGCTGGGCCGCAGCCGCAAGCAGGACGTGCTCGCGGGGCTGACCCCGCGCGAGCGGGAGGTGCTGGGGCTGATGGCGGAGGGGCGGACGAACTCGGCCATCGCCCGGCAGCTGGTGGTCAGCGACGGCGCCGTGGAGAAGCACGTCAGCAACATCTTCCTGAAGCTGGGGCTGTCCCCGAGCGACGGCGACCACCGTCGGGTGCTCGCGGTCCTCACGTATCTGAACTCCTGA
- a CDS encoding sensor histidine kinase — MATEYGQGYGLPTEPGHARGVGERRHRMPAALRAPVEGRHWRELAYVLLGLPISILLFTYAVTMVSLGAGLLVTFLGVPVLAAALAGCRAFGSVERARARGLLGLRVGEPAPLRTGRQGFMGWIGAVLKSGTSWRALLYSVLQLPWAVFTFAVSVTFWALGWSLVTYPLWFWVLPTYAGQDGIQLYGDEQHSVYLDNPFEIAVTAGVGLLFTLATPWIVRALTTVDRWMVYGLLGPSRLASRVVELESDRGVVVDTAAADLRRIERDLHDGAQARLVALAMDLGLAKEKLREDPQVAAQMVDEAHGEVKTALQELRDLARGIHPAVLTDRGLDAALSSVASRCTVPVQVEVDLTERPAPAIEGIAYFTVSELLQNVSKHSRATWAAVEVWRTDDRLMLQVVDNGVGGAELSSGSGLAGLAERLDAVDGILVVDSPAGGPTRVTAELPWRAERAR; from the coding sequence ATGGCCACGGAGTACGGACAGGGCTACGGGCTCCCCACCGAGCCCGGACACGCGCGGGGCGTGGGGGAACGGCGGCACCGGATGCCGGCCGCGCTGCGGGCGCCGGTCGAGGGACGCCACTGGCGGGAGCTGGCGTACGTGCTGCTGGGCCTGCCGATCAGCATCCTGCTGTTCACCTACGCGGTCACGATGGTGTCGCTGGGCGCGGGCCTGCTGGTGACGTTCCTCGGGGTGCCGGTGCTGGCGGCGGCGCTCGCCGGCTGCCGTGCCTTCGGGTCGGTGGAGCGGGCCAGGGCACGGGGGCTGCTGGGCCTGCGGGTGGGTGAGCCGGCGCCGCTGCGGACCGGGCGGCAGGGGTTCATGGGCTGGATCGGGGCCGTGCTCAAGAGCGGCACCTCGTGGCGGGCGCTGCTGTACTCGGTGCTGCAGCTGCCCTGGGCGGTGTTCACCTTCGCCGTCAGCGTCACGTTCTGGGCGCTGGGCTGGTCGCTGGTGACCTATCCGCTGTGGTTCTGGGTGCTGCCGACGTACGCGGGCCAGGACGGCATCCAGCTCTACGGCGACGAGCAGCACTCGGTCTACCTGGACAACCCGTTCGAGATCGCGGTGACGGCGGGCGTGGGTCTGCTGTTCACGCTGGCCACGCCGTGGATCGTGCGGGCGCTGACGACGGTGGACCGGTGGATGGTGTACGGGCTGCTGGGCCCGTCCCGGCTGGCCAGCCGGGTGGTGGAGCTGGAGTCGGACCGCGGGGTCGTGGTGGACACGGCGGCGGCGGACCTGCGGCGCATCGAGCGTGATCTGCACGACGGGGCGCAGGCCCGGCTGGTGGCCCTGGCCATGGACCTGGGGCTGGCGAAGGAGAAGCTGCGGGAGGACCCGCAGGTCGCGGCGCAGATGGTGGACGAGGCGCACGGCGAGGTGAAGACGGCGCTGCAGGAGCTGCGGGACCTGGCGCGGGGCATCCATCCGGCGGTGCTCACCGACCGGGGCCTGGACGCGGCCCTGTCCTCGGTCGCCTCGCGCTGCACGGTCCCGGTGCAGGTGGAGGTGGACCTGACCGAGCGGCCGGCGCCCGCCATCGAGGGGATCGCCTACTTCACGGTCTCGGAGCTGCTGCAGAACGTCAGCAAGCACAGCCGGGCGACCTGGGCGGCCGTGGAGGTGTGGCGGACCGACGACCGGCTGATGCTCCAGGTCGTGGACAACGGCGTGGGCGGTGCCGAGCTGTCCTCGGGCTCCGGACTGGCGGGGCTGGCGGAGCGGCTGGACGCGGTGGACGGGATCCTCGTGGTCGACTCGCCGGCCGGCGGGCCCACCCGGGTGACCGCGGAGCTGCCGTGGCGTGCGGAGCGGGCCCGATGA
- a CDS encoding NADH-quinone oxidoreductase subunit A, translated as MRETTVVAADYFQSYSVVGLLAVVGVLFVAVAFGAGRLLRPVVPTPEKLLTYECGVDPVGEGWAHTQVRYYVYAFLYVIFAVDSIFLFPWATVFAADGYGATTLVEMFVFLGFLAVGLLYAYKKGVLTWT; from the coding sequence GTGCGGGAAACGACCGTCGTCGCGGCGGACTACTTCCAGTCCTACTCGGTCGTCGGACTGCTCGCCGTCGTCGGCGTGCTGTTCGTCGCCGTCGCCTTCGGGGCGGGCCGCCTGCTGCGGCCGGTGGTGCCCACCCCGGAGAAACTGCTGACGTACGAGTGCGGCGTCGACCCCGTCGGCGAGGGCTGGGCCCACACCCAGGTCCGCTACTACGTCTACGCCTTCCTCTACGTGATCTTCGCCGTCGACTCGATCTTCCTCTTCCCCTGGGCGACCGTCTTCGCCGCCGACGGCTACGGCGCGACCACCCTCGTGGAGATGTTCGTCTTCCTCGGCTTCCTCGCCGTGGGCCTGCTGTACGCCTACAAGAAGGGCGTCCTGACATGGACGTGA
- a CDS encoding NADH-quinone oxidoreductase subunit B, whose amino-acid sequence MDVNPAAPEPVLLPVPGGPPGEGGGRLGALARLAPEPMKVVLNWGRRYSLWVFNFGLACCAIEFIAASMARHDFIRLGVIPFAPGARQADLMVVSGTVTDKMAPAVKRLYEQMPEPKYVISFGACSNCGGPYWDSYSVTKGVDQIIPVDVYVPGCPPRPEALLQGILKLQEKIARESLAERYGTASAGRPSAAALRSGLVEPPAPKDGPTGGKEAR is encoded by the coding sequence ATGGACGTGAACCCTGCCGCACCCGAGCCGGTGCTGCTGCCGGTACCCGGGGGTCCCCCCGGCGAAGGCGGGGGGAGGCTCGGCGCGCTCGCCCGGCTCGCCCCCGAGCCGATGAAGGTGGTTCTCAACTGGGGCCGCCGCTACTCGCTCTGGGTGTTCAACTTCGGCCTCGCCTGCTGCGCGATCGAGTTCATCGCCGCGTCGATGGCCCGGCACGACTTCATCCGCCTCGGCGTCATCCCGTTCGCCCCCGGGGCCCGCCAGGCCGACCTGATGGTCGTCTCCGGCACGGTCACCGACAAGATGGCGCCCGCCGTGAAACGCCTCTACGAGCAGATGCCCGAGCCGAAGTACGTCATCTCCTTCGGCGCGTGCAGCAACTGCGGCGGCCCCTACTGGGACTCCTACTCCGTCACCAAGGGCGTCGACCAGATCATCCCGGTCGACGTCTACGTCCCCGGCTGCCCGCCCCGGCCGGAGGCGCTGCTCCAGGGCATCCTCAAGCTCCAGGAGAAGATCGCCCGCGAGTCCCTGGCGGAGCGGTACGGCACCGCCTCCGCCGGACGCCCCTCGGCGGCGGCGCTGCGGAGCGGGCTGGTCGAGCCGCCCGCACCGAAGGACGGGCCGACGGGCGGGAAGGAGGCCCGATGA
- a CDS encoding NADH-quinone oxidoreductase subunit C — translation MTSVGWLPADVAELFGAQATAEESYGVLTVDVPSDAWIPALEAARDRLGCTFFDWLSAVDEPGTGFRVAAHVAALSPVRRLLLRTTVPHDAPELPSAVGVYAGAAWHERETHEMFGVGFTGHPGLDHLLLPEGFEGHPLRKNFVLAARVAKAWPGAKEPGESEHGGPKRRQMLPPGVPDPNEWGPLKGQLPPAPARPARRAATAAARTPGERPPRRTRTASEGLAGQTAAGTAGTGGGTGAGAGGAGTGAGVPAGTGAGAGASGAGEGAAQAPGAPRRSRSVSEGSASQRGAGAGAASGAGAGEGGAQPSGAPRRSRSVSEGSASQRDTGGAEAGAQAPGAPRRSRSASEGSAGRRADPPARRSRSASEGSASQRAAEEQAPAADDTEAGPAEGRPDLKPPIAPRSPDAPWHHARPAFEEPAQDAPAQDEPAQDEPAGEPEPEPDSDPRPEPDTESRPDSDPAPEDTTPDDPSGGRQ, via the coding sequence ATGACCTCCGTCGGCTGGCTCCCCGCGGACGTGGCGGAACTCTTCGGCGCGCAGGCCACGGCGGAGGAGTCGTACGGCGTCCTCACCGTCGACGTGCCGTCCGACGCCTGGATCCCCGCGCTGGAGGCCGCGCGTGACCGGCTGGGCTGCACCTTCTTCGACTGGCTCAGCGCGGTCGACGAACCCGGCACCGGCTTCCGCGTGGCCGCCCACGTCGCCGCCCTGTCCCCGGTGCGGCGGCTCCTGCTGCGCACCACGGTGCCGCACGACGCCCCGGAACTGCCCTCCGCCGTGGGCGTCTACGCGGGCGCGGCCTGGCACGAACGCGAGACCCACGAGATGTTCGGCGTCGGCTTCACCGGACACCCCGGCCTGGACCACCTGCTGCTGCCCGAGGGCTTCGAGGGGCACCCGCTGCGCAAAAACTTCGTCCTCGCGGCCCGGGTCGCCAAGGCGTGGCCCGGCGCCAAGGAACCGGGGGAGTCCGAGCACGGCGGCCCCAAGCGGCGGCAGATGCTGCCGCCGGGTGTGCCCGACCCCAACGAGTGGGGACCCCTCAAGGGCCAGCTCCCGCCCGCCCCGGCCCGCCCGGCCCGCCGCGCGGCCACCGCGGCGGCACGCACACCGGGCGAACGCCCGCCCCGGCGCACCCGCACGGCCTCGGAGGGCTTGGCCGGCCAGACGGCGGCGGGGACGGCGGGTACCGGGGGCGGTACGGGTGCGGGCGCGGGGGGCGCTGGTACGGGTGCGGGTGTCCCTGCGGGTACCGGTGCCGGTGCCGGTGCTTCCGGCGCGGGCGAGGGCGCGGCGCAGGCGCCGGGTGCGCCGCGTCGGTCGCGGTCGGTGTCGGAGGGGTCGGCGAGTCAGCGCGGTGCCGGTGCGGGTGCTGCTTCCGGCGCGGGTGCGGGCGAGGGCGGTGCGCAGCCGTCGGGTGCGCCGCGTCGGTCGCGGTCGGTGTCGGAGGGGTCGGCGAGCCAGAGGGACACCGGCGGCGCTGAGGCCGGTGCGCAGGCGCCGGGTGCGCCGCGTCGGTCGCGGTCCGCGTCGGAAGGGTCGGCCGGCCGGCGGGCCGACCCCCCCGCGCGCCGTTCGCGCAGCGCGAGCGAGGGGTCGGCGTCGCAGCGCGCGGCAGAGGAGCAGGCGCCGGCCGCGGACGACACGGAAGCGGGTCCCGCCGAGGGACGTCCCGACCTCAAGCCCCCGATCGCCCCGCGCAGCCCGGACGCTCCGTGGCACCACGCCCGCCCGGCCTTCGAGGAGCCCGCGCAGGACGCGCCCGCGCAGGACGAGCCGGCGCAGGACGAGCCCGCGGGGGAGCCAGAGCCGGAGCCGGATTCGGACCCTCGGCCCGAGCCGGACACGGAATCGCGCCCCGACTCTGACCCCGCCCCCGAAGACACCACCCCCGACGACCCCTCAGGAGGCCGGCAGTGA
- a CDS encoding complex I subunit 1/NuoH family protein → MNDVLDVALRLLVVFVVFLTFPLVVGQTEHKVMAHMQGRLGPMYAGGFHGWAQLIADGVKFAQKEDVVPAGADRRVFQLAPAVALLPYLLVLLAVPIGPGEGAVGQVIDAGVFFVLAVMGVGVLGSLMAGWASANKFSLLGGLRTAAQLLAYELPMLLTAASVAMAAGTVSLVGILDAFEWWWVPWQITGALVFFVAGLAELQRPPFDMPVADSEIIFGAYTEYTGLRFALFLLAEYAGIVVLCGLTTVLFLGGWHGPWGADGLGWVWTLLKTAVLAFVVIWLRVTYPRMREDQLQKFSWTLLVPLSLAQIALTGVVKVVFL, encoded by the coding sequence GTGAACGACGTGCTCGACGTCGCCCTGCGACTCCTGGTCGTGTTCGTCGTCTTCCTCACCTTCCCCCTCGTCGTGGGCCAGACCGAGCACAAGGTGATGGCCCACATGCAGGGCCGCCTCGGCCCGATGTACGCGGGCGGCTTCCACGGCTGGGCCCAGCTCATCGCCGACGGCGTGAAGTTCGCGCAGAAGGAGGACGTCGTCCCGGCCGGCGCGGACCGCCGCGTCTTCCAGCTCGCGCCCGCCGTCGCGCTGCTGCCGTACCTCCTCGTCCTGCTCGCCGTCCCGATCGGCCCCGGTGAGGGCGCGGTCGGCCAGGTGATCGACGCGGGCGTGTTCTTCGTCCTCGCCGTCATGGGCGTCGGCGTCCTCGGCTCACTGATGGCCGGCTGGGCCTCCGCCAACAAGTTCTCCCTCCTCGGCGGCCTGCGCACCGCCGCCCAGCTCCTCGCCTACGAACTCCCGATGCTGCTCACCGCCGCCTCGGTGGCGATGGCCGCCGGCACCGTCTCCCTCGTCGGCATCCTCGACGCGTTCGAGTGGTGGTGGGTGCCCTGGCAGATCACCGGCGCGCTGGTGTTCTTCGTCGCGGGCCTCGCCGAACTCCAGCGCCCGCCCTTCGACATGCCGGTCGCCGACTCGGAGATCATCTTCGGCGCGTACACCGAGTACACCGGCCTGCGCTTCGCCCTGTTCCTCCTCGCCGAGTACGCCGGCATCGTCGTCCTGTGCGGCCTGACCACCGTCCTCTTCCTGGGCGGCTGGCACGGCCCCTGGGGCGCCGACGGCCTCGGCTGGGTGTGGACCTTGCTGAAGACCGCCGTCCTCGCCTTCGTCGTCATCTGGCTGCGCGTCACCTATCCCCGCATGCGCGAGGACCAGCTGCAGAAGTTCAGCTGGACGCTCCTGGTCCCCCTCTCCCTCGCCCAGATCGCCCTCACCGGCGTCGTCAAGGTGGTGTTCCTGTAA
- a CDS encoding NuoI/complex I 23 kDa subunit family protein, translated as MAPIPGSGLAKGLAVTLRTMTRKSVTAPYPDTQPELPPRSRGVIGLFEENCTVCMLCARECPDWCIYIDSHKETVPPAAPGGRERSRNVLDRFAIDFSLCMYCGICIEVCPFDALFWSPEFEYAETDIRDLTHERDKLREWMWTVPAPPALDLAAEEPKEVAAARKTADKLAAAQAEPQEEES; from the coding sequence ATGGCCCCGATCCCCGGCTCCGGCCTGGCCAAGGGCCTGGCCGTCACCCTGCGGACGATGACGCGGAAGTCCGTCACCGCCCCCTACCCGGACACCCAGCCCGAACTGCCGCCCCGCAGCCGCGGGGTGATCGGCCTGTTCGAGGAGAACTGCACGGTCTGCATGCTGTGCGCCCGCGAGTGCCCCGACTGGTGCATCTACATCGACTCGCACAAGGAGACCGTCCCCCCGGCGGCCCCCGGAGGCCGCGAACGCAGCCGCAACGTCCTCGACCGCTTCGCCATCGACTTCTCCCTGTGCATGTACTGCGGTATCTGCATCGAGGTCTGCCCCTTCGACGCGCTGTTCTGGTCCCCGGAGTTCGAGTACGCCGAGACGGACATCCGCGACCTCACCCACGAGCGCGACAAGCTCCGCGAATGGATGTGGACCGTCCCGGCCCCGCCCGCCCTCGACCTCGCGGCCGAGGAACCGAAGGAAGTGGCCGCCGCCCGCAAGACCGCAGACAAGCTCGCCGCCGCCCAGGCCGAACCGCAGGAGGAGGAGTCGTGA
- a CDS encoding NADH-quinone oxidoreductase subunit J family protein, with the protein MTLTAAAGTAAHATTAAESHGFLSPTGVEITFLLVGLVTLGAAAVTVTTRQLVHAALWLVVALGGLAVEYLLLTAEFIAWVQVLIYVGSVVVLLLFGLMLTRAPVGRSPDADSGNRWVALAVAVAAAAALVWVVVDAFRTTWIDLDGAPAGSTDVTGASLFQHWVLPFEALSVLLLAALVGAIVLSRKAKADAATRATDTRRDTEGAR; encoded by the coding sequence GTGACCCTGACCGCAGCCGCAGGAACGGCCGCGCACGCCACGACCGCCGCCGAGTCGCACGGTTTCCTCTCCCCGACCGGCGTCGAGATCACCTTCCTCCTCGTCGGCCTCGTCACCCTCGGGGCCGCCGCCGTCACCGTCACCACCCGGCAGCTGGTGCACGCCGCCCTGTGGCTGGTGGTGGCCCTCGGCGGGCTCGCCGTCGAATACCTCCTGCTCACCGCCGAGTTCATCGCCTGGGTGCAGGTCCTCATCTACGTCGGTTCCGTCGTCGTCCTGCTGCTGTTCGGGCTGATGCTCACCCGCGCCCCCGTCGGCCGCTCACCGGACGCCGACTCCGGCAACCGGTGGGTCGCCCTCGCCGTCGCCGTCGCCGCGGCGGCCGCCCTGGTCTGGGTGGTCGTCGACGCCTTCCGTACCACCTGGATCGACCTGGACGGAGCCCCCGCCGGCTCCACCGACGTCACCGGCGCCAGCCTCTTCCAGCACTGGGTCCTCCCCTTCGAAGCCCTGTCCGTCCTCCTCCTCGCCGCCCTCGTCGGCGCGATCGTCCTGTCCCGCAAGGCAAAGGCCGACGCCGCGACCCGCGCGACGGACACCCGGCGCGACACGGAAGGGGCCCGCTGA
- the nuoK gene encoding NADH-quinone oxidoreductase subunit NuoK, with protein sequence MHLAYPAVLSALLFCTGVYGVLARRNAILVLMSVELMLNAVNLNLVAFDVWLSRAAEETLHSGQALALFTIAIAAAEIGIGLAIVLAVYRNRGSSDIDRLRDTAEGHGPDEPDSDATGRAIPAPPAAGEKAEATA encoded by the coding sequence ATGCACCTCGCCTATCCCGCCGTCCTGTCCGCCCTCCTCTTCTGCACCGGCGTCTACGGCGTCCTCGCCCGCCGCAACGCGATCCTCGTGCTGATGTCGGTCGAGCTGATGCTCAACGCCGTCAACCTGAACCTCGTCGCCTTCGACGTCTGGCTCAGCCGGGCCGCCGAGGAGACGCTGCACTCCGGACAGGCCCTGGCCCTCTTCACCATCGCGATCGCCGCCGCCGAGATCGGCATCGGCCTCGCGATCGTCCTCGCCGTGTACCGCAACCGCGGCAGCTCGGACATCGACCGGCTCCGCGACACCGCCGAGGGCCACGGACCCGACGAACCCGACAGCGACGCCACCGGCCGAGCGATCCCCGCGCCTCCGGCCGCCGGCGAGAAGGCCGAGGCCACCGCGTGA